In Streptomyces puniciscabiei, a single genomic region encodes these proteins:
- a CDS encoding carbohydrate ABC transporter permease: MSATTTKPVLTRRRTGSLAWHLGALLILAVILYPVIWVIGASFKPGKDIINSLTLVPSHPILSNFKGLADGIADVSVWTFFQNSLFYALGAVAGVLISCSLTAYAFARIRFAGRNLLFSLMIGTLLLPYHVLLIPQYVMFQKLGWINTYTPLLIGKYLAVDAFFVFLMVQFMRGLPRELDEAARLDGCGHLRIYWSIVLPLCRPALITSAIFTFINAWNDFMGPLIYLNEPGKYTVSLGLMMFRDSDGVAADYGGMIAMSLVALLPVLLFFLAFQRYLIDGMATSGLKG, encoded by the coding sequence ATGAGCGCGACCACGACGAAACCGGTCCTCACCCGCCGGCGCACCGGCTCCCTCGCCTGGCATCTCGGCGCCCTGCTGATCCTCGCCGTCATCCTCTACCCGGTGATCTGGGTGATCGGCGCCTCGTTCAAGCCCGGCAAGGACATCATCAACAGCCTCACGCTGGTGCCGTCGCACCCGATCCTGTCCAACTTCAAGGGCCTCGCCGACGGCATAGCGGATGTCAGCGTGTGGACGTTCTTCCAGAACTCCCTCTTCTACGCGCTCGGTGCCGTCGCCGGCGTGCTGATCTCCTGCTCGCTGACCGCGTACGCGTTCGCCCGCATCAGGTTCGCCGGGCGCAACCTGCTCTTCTCGCTCATGATCGGCACGCTCCTGCTGCCGTACCACGTGCTGCTGATCCCGCAGTACGTGATGTTCCAGAAGCTCGGCTGGATCAACACCTACACCCCGCTGCTGATCGGCAAGTACCTCGCCGTCGACGCCTTCTTCGTCTTCCTCATGGTGCAGTTCATGCGGGGCCTGCCCCGCGAACTGGACGAGGCGGCCCGGCTCGACGGCTGCGGGCATCTGCGCATCTACTGGTCGATCGTGCTGCCGCTGTGCCGGCCCGCGCTCATCACCAGCGCGATCTTCACCTTCATCAACGCCTGGAACGACTTCATGGGCCCGCTGATCTACCTCAACGAACCCGGCAAGTACACGGTCTCGCTGGGCCTGATGATGTTCCGCGACTCCGACGGCGTGGCCGCCGACTACGGCGGCATGATCGCCATGTCCCTGGTCGCGCTGCTGCCCGTGCTGCTGTTCTTCCTCGCCTTCCAGCGGTATCTGATCGACGGCATGGCGACCTCCGGACTGAAGGGCTGA
- a CDS encoding carbohydrate ABC transporter permease encodes MGTAVTLVKDSVRATRKARSAATATPGRPGRRRENLAGYLFMSPWIAGFLLLTAGPMAASLYFAFTDYNLFNTPKWVGLDNFTKMFDDPRWQKSVEVTAKYVVIGTPLKLLLALGVALLLAQSRRGQAFYRAAFYAPSLIGASVSVGFVWRSLFSDGAIVDRTQSFFGWHVGGWVGNADWVLYCLVALTVWQFGAPMVIFLAGLKQVPRELYEAAEMDGAGPFRRFWSITLPMISPVLFFNVLLETIHSFQIFGSAYVVSNTSCGPADATLVYTCYLYQQGFKNAQMGFASAMAWMLLLAVALVTAVLFWSQRKWVHYEEDAR; translated from the coding sequence ATGGGAACCGCCGTGACGCTCGTCAAGGACTCCGTGCGCGCGACCCGCAAGGCACGCTCGGCCGCCACCGCCACCCCGGGGCGGCCGGGCCGTCGGCGCGAGAACCTCGCCGGTTACCTCTTCATGTCCCCGTGGATCGCCGGTTTCCTGCTGCTGACCGCGGGCCCCATGGCCGCCTCGCTGTACTTCGCGTTCACCGACTACAACCTCTTCAACACCCCGAAGTGGGTCGGGCTCGACAACTTCACCAAGATGTTCGACGACCCACGCTGGCAGAAGTCGGTGGAGGTGACCGCCAAGTACGTGGTCATCGGCACCCCGCTGAAGCTGCTGCTCGCCCTCGGCGTCGCCCTGCTGCTGGCGCAGAGCCGCCGCGGCCAGGCCTTCTACCGGGCTGCCTTCTACGCCCCCTCGCTGATCGGCGCGAGCGTCTCCGTCGGCTTCGTCTGGCGGTCGCTGTTCTCCGACGGCGCGATCGTGGACCGCACCCAGTCCTTCTTCGGCTGGCACGTCGGCGGCTGGGTCGGCAACGCCGACTGGGTGCTGTACTGCCTGGTCGCGCTGACGGTGTGGCAGTTCGGCGCCCCGATGGTCATCTTTCTGGCGGGGCTGAAGCAGGTGCCGAGGGAGCTCTACGAGGCCGCCGAGATGGATGGCGCGGGCCCGTTCCGGAGGTTCTGGAGCATCACCCTGCCGATGATCTCCCCGGTGCTGTTCTTCAACGTGCTGCTGGAGACCATCCACTCCTTCCAGATCTTCGGCTCGGCCTACGTCGTCTCCAACACCTCCTGCGGACCGGCCGACGCCACGCTCGTCTACACCTGCTACCTGTACCAGCAGGGCTTCAAGAACGCCCAGATGGGCTTCGCCTCCGCCATGGCCTGGATGCTGCTGCTCGCCGTGGCCCTGGTGACGGCCGTCCTCTTCTGGTCCCAGAGGAAGTGGGTGCACTACGAGGAGGACGCCCGATGA
- a CDS encoding DsbA family protein, giving the protein MSDSSPARSDAPVLDVWCELQCPDCRTALDDVRALRARYGDRLELRLRHFPLEKHKHAFAAAQAAEEALVQGKGWPYVEAVLERVEELDRGGEPFLVEVARELGLDAEEFDTALIDGRHILIVDADQAEGKAIGVTGTPTYVIGGERLDGGKSQEGLRTRIEEIADRLLGGQEA; this is encoded by the coding sequence ATGAGCGACTCCTCCCCCGCACGCAGCGATGCCCCGGTCCTCGACGTCTGGTGCGAGCTCCAGTGCCCCGACTGCCGCACCGCCCTGGACGACGTCCGGGCCCTGCGTGCCCGCTACGGCGACCGTCTCGAGCTGCGGCTGCGGCACTTCCCGCTGGAGAAGCACAAGCACGCCTTCGCCGCCGCGCAGGCCGCCGAGGAGGCGCTGGTGCAGGGCAAGGGCTGGCCGTACGTGGAGGCCGTGCTGGAGCGGGTCGAGGAGCTGGATCGCGGGGGCGAGCCCTTCCTGGTCGAGGTGGCCCGTGAACTGGGCCTGGACGCCGAGGAGTTCGACACCGCGCTGATCGACGGCCGGCACATCCTGATCGTGGACGCCGACCAGGCCGAGGGCAAGGCGATCGGGGTGACCGGCACGCCGACGTACGTCATCGGCGGGGAACGCCTCGACGGCGGCAAGAGCCAGGAGGGGCTGCGGACGCGCATCGAGGAGATCGCCGACCGGCTGCTGGGCGGCCAGGAGGCCTGA
- a CDS encoding ABC transporter substrate-binding protein yields the protein MGTSRNPERRTILKAAGASAAALGLAATTGCGGGSGSGDGTVSIRYSWWGAEERAKKINRTIALFEKKYPKIKVKTDFQTYASFWEKFQTQAAGGNPPDVFQNAVTFLRKYDKRGILLDLKSQVQAGNLTLNHFRDGVTKVGEVDGKQLGIPVGSNTMALVIDKKVFQRAGVEPHPGWTWDDYFKALKTIHDRTRVPGDTGYFTIMYLYDLYLRQNGKAFYTKDGLGFDRADLTEWWTDGYNRVKAGIVTDPKVVQQDSPKSSLSAGHGASEFTWDNFTVRYSAEGNSTYGLAPIPTTDGRHTGQYLASLMLSASAHTSHPKEVAQFIDFMVHDPEVGKIMGYDRGILAGTEQYEAYKPTDAVNKEIAQYEADTAEAGVLGAITPHPSGADTIEAAFLRIGGDLGQGRTKVADAVKQFFTEAEAAFQA from the coding sequence ATGGGAACCAGCAGGAATCCGGAGAGGCGTACGATCCTGAAGGCCGCAGGGGCCTCGGCGGCCGCGCTGGGCCTCGCCGCGACGACCGGGTGCGGGGGCGGAAGCGGTTCCGGGGACGGGACGGTGTCGATCCGTTACTCATGGTGGGGTGCCGAGGAGCGGGCCAAGAAGATCAACCGGACCATCGCCCTCTTCGAGAAGAAGTACCCGAAGATCAAGGTCAAGACCGACTTCCAGACCTACGCGTCCTTCTGGGAGAAGTTCCAGACCCAGGCCGCCGGCGGAAATCCCCCGGACGTTTTCCAAAATGCCGTCACCTTTCTCCGGAAGTACGACAAGCGCGGAATTCTCCTCGACCTCAAGTCTCAGGTGCAGGCAGGTAATCTGACTCTGAATCACTTCCGGGACGGCGTGACGAAGGTCGGCGAGGTCGACGGAAAGCAGCTCGGAATTCCTGTCGGTTCCAACACCATGGCCCTCGTCATCGACAAGAAGGTGTTCCAGAGGGCCGGCGTCGAGCCGCACCCGGGATGGACCTGGGACGACTACTTCAAGGCCCTGAAGACCATCCACGACAGGACGAGGGTCCCCGGGGACACCGGCTACTTCACCATCATGTACCTCTACGACCTCTACCTCCGCCAGAACGGCAAGGCCTTCTACACCAAGGACGGACTCGGCTTCGACAGGGCCGATCTGACGGAGTGGTGGACCGACGGCTACAACCGGGTCAAGGCGGGCATCGTCACCGACCCGAAGGTCGTCCAGCAGGACAGCCCCAAGTCCTCCCTCTCCGCCGGCCACGGCGCCTCCGAGTTCACCTGGGACAACTTCACCGTCCGCTACTCCGCCGAGGGCAACAGCACCTACGGCCTCGCGCCCATCCCCACCACGGACGGCAGGCACACCGGCCAGTACCTCGCCTCCCTGATGCTCAGCGCCTCCGCCCACACCTCCCACCCCAAGGAGGTCGCCCAGTTCATCGACTTCATGGTCCACGACCCCGAGGTCGGCAAGATCATGGGCTACGACCGGGGCATCCTCGCCGGCACCGAACAGTACGAGGCGTACAAGCCGACCGACGCGGTGAACAAGGAGATCGCGCAGTACGAGGCCGACACCGCCGAGGCGGGCGTCCTCGGCGCGATCACCCCGCACCCCTCCGGTGCCGACACCATCGAGGCCGCCTTCCTGCGCATCGGCGGCGACCTCGGACAGGGCAGGACGAAGGTCGCGGACGCGGTGAAGCAGTTCTTCACCGAGGCCGAGGCCGCCTTCCAGGCCTGA
- a CDS encoding chorismate-binding protein, whose protein sequence is MLHHLSGLPPLARFGDRVATGLVDVTSDPAALDSTGFWAVCADFEGGLTCARFADVREEPVPAPVPGGWRGPAVGEWTSSLDRAAYTTAVRRIREHIAAGEVYQANLCRVLGAPVAPDADVDALTALLARGNPAPYAGTIRLPEHGVEIATASPELFLRRRGRVVESGPIKGTGRTEADLLEKDYAENVMIVDLVRNDIGRVCATGSVTVPDLCAVEKHPGLVHLVSTVRGELRDGAGWPDLLAAAFPPGSVTGAPKSSALTIIEALETAPRGPYCGGIGWVDADRGTGELAVGIRTFWIDRGAGMLRFGTGAGITWGSDPEGEWRETELKASRLLAVASGAYEASGEVLA, encoded by the coding sequence GTGCTTCACCACCTTTCCGGCCTCCCTCCCCTGGCCCGCTTCGGCGACCGCGTCGCCACGGGTCTCGTCGACGTGACCAGCGACCCGGCCGCCCTGGACTCCACGGGCTTCTGGGCCGTCTGCGCGGACTTCGAGGGCGGCCTGACCTGCGCCCGCTTCGCGGACGTGCGCGAGGAGCCGGTGCCCGCCCCGGTGCCGGGCGGCTGGCGGGGCCCGGCGGTGGGGGAGTGGACCTCCTCCCTGGACCGGGCCGCGTACACGACCGCTGTCCGCCGGATACGCGAGCACATAGCGGCCGGCGAGGTCTACCAGGCCAACCTCTGCCGGGTGCTCGGCGCGCCGGTCGCCCCGGACGCCGACGTCGACGCCCTGACCGCCCTGCTGGCGCGCGGCAACCCGGCGCCGTACGCGGGGACGATCAGGCTGCCCGAGCACGGCGTGGAGATCGCCACCGCCTCGCCCGAGCTGTTCCTGCGCCGTCGCGGGCGTGTCGTGGAGTCGGGGCCGATCAAGGGCACCGGACGCACGGAGGCGGACCTGCTGGAGAAGGACTACGCCGAGAACGTGATGATCGTGGACCTGGTCCGCAACGACATCGGGCGTGTCTGCGCGACCGGCAGCGTCACCGTCCCCGATCTGTGCGCCGTGGAGAAGCACCCCGGCCTGGTCCACCTGGTCTCCACGGTCCGCGGCGAGCTGCGGGACGGGGCGGGCTGGCCGGACCTGCTGGCCGCCGCCTTCCCGCCCGGCTCGGTGACCGGTGCCCCCAAGTCGAGCGCCCTCACGATCATCGAGGCCCTCGAGACCGCCCCGCGCGGGCCGTACTGCGGGGGCATCGGCTGGGTCGACGCCGACCGGGGCACGGGCGAGCTGGCCGTGGGCATCCGCACCTTCTGGATCGACCGGGGGGCCGGGATGCTGCGCTTCGGCACCGGCGCCGGCATCACCTGGGGCTCCGACCCCGAGGGTGAGTGGCGGGAGACCGAGCTGAAGGCGTCCCGGCTGCTCGCGGTAGCGTCGGGGGCGTACGAGGCAAGTGGAGAGGTGTTGGCATGA
- a CDS encoding zf-TFIIB domain-containing protein, protein MHCPKCHAPMHTYNRSGVQIEQCSGCRGIFLDYGELEALTQLEAQWSKPVPPAPQAYPAPPAPAWGAPHGGHHAGHGHHGPHGHHKSWAHMLFSS, encoded by the coding sequence ATGCATTGTCCGAAGTGTCACGCGCCGATGCACACCTACAACCGCAGCGGCGTCCAGATCGAGCAGTGCAGCGGCTGCCGCGGCATCTTCCTCGACTACGGCGAGCTGGAGGCGCTGACGCAGCTGGAGGCCCAGTGGTCCAAGCCCGTCCCGCCCGCCCCGCAGGCCTACCCGGCGCCGCCGGCACCCGCCTGGGGCGCCCCGCACGGCGGTCACCACGCCGGCCACGGGCACCACGGCCCCCACGGCCACCACAAGAGCTGGGCGCACATGCTGTTCTCCAGCTGA
- a CDS encoding phosphotransferase family protein: MTTDTPALIPALTAKVRAAAHPGTGGAPCVCGTVPLADRPDATVVRHAGTVAKAHAPGTDPAELTRRLAVAAGLPDVLLPPLAPVPAPVLNRLATFWPYGTPVDPDDRDAAPWEATAVLLARLHRTPPPAGLPPMRGPVNAARAVARLHSVLRSTPHPAAGPVLAAWAALPAWARAEAPMPGTPALCHGDLHLGQLVRHPAPDGPWRLIDVDDLGAGVPAWDLARPAAWYACGLLPPDEWTRFLGAYQRAGGPAVPAAGDPWPALDVPARALTVQTAARAVAKALAAGRPLDEVEQATVDACARMTPIPHQLAPGVTD; this comes from the coding sequence TTGACCACTGACACCCCCGCCCTCATACCCGCGCTCACCGCGAAGGTCAGGGCCGCCGCACACCCCGGCACCGGCGGAGCCCCCTGCGTCTGCGGCACCGTCCCTCTCGCCGACCGCCCCGACGCCACCGTCGTACGGCACGCCGGAACCGTCGCCAAGGCTCACGCCCCCGGTACCGACCCCGCCGAGCTGACCCGGCGCCTCGCCGTGGCCGCCGGCCTCCCCGACGTACTCCTCCCCCCGCTCGCCCCTGTCCCCGCACCCGTGCTGAACCGCCTGGCGACGTTCTGGCCGTACGGCACCCCCGTGGACCCCGACGACCGGGACGCGGCGCCCTGGGAGGCCACCGCCGTCCTCCTCGCCCGGTTGCACCGCACGCCGCCACCCGCCGGCCTGCCCCCGATGCGCGGCCCCGTCAACGCCGCCCGCGCCGTCGCCCGGCTGCACTCGGTCCTGCGTTCCACGCCGCATCCGGCGGCCGGCCCGGTCCTCGCCGCCTGGGCCGCGCTGCCCGCCTGGGCCCGGGCCGAGGCCCCCATGCCCGGCACCCCTGCCCTCTGCCACGGCGACCTGCACCTCGGCCAGCTCGTCCGCCACCCGGCACCGGACGGCCCCTGGCGCCTGATCGACGTCGACGACCTGGGAGCCGGCGTCCCGGCCTGGGACCTCGCCCGGCCCGCCGCCTGGTATGCCTGCGGCCTCCTCCCGCCCGACGAGTGGACGCGCTTCCTCGGCGCGTACCAGCGGGCCGGCGGCCCGGCCGTACCCGCGGCCGGCGACCCCTGGCCCGCCCTGGACGTCCCGGCCCGCGCGCTGACCGTGCAGACGGCCGCCCGCGCCGTCGCCAAGGCGCTCGCGGCCGGCCGTCCGCTGGACGAGGTGGAACAGGCGACTGTCGACGCATGTGCCCGAATGACCCCGATTCCGCACCAGTTGGCGCCCGGCGTGACGGACTAG
- a CDS encoding SsgA family sporulation/cell division regulator, with product MNTTVSCELHLRLVVSSESSLPVPAGLRYDTADPYAVHATFHTGAEETVEWVFARDLLAEGLHRPTGTGDVRVWPSRSHGQGVVCIALSSPEGEALLEAPARALESFLKRTDAAVPPGTEHRHFDLDQELSHILAES from the coding sequence ATGAACACCACGGTCAGCTGCGAGCTGCACCTGCGCCTCGTTGTGTCGAGCGAGTCCTCCCTGCCTGTCCCCGCAGGCCTGCGGTACGACACGGCCGACCCCTACGCCGTGCACGCCACTTTCCACACCGGAGCCGAGGAGACCGTCGAGTGGGTGTTCGCCCGCGACCTCCTCGCCGAGGGGCTCCATCGGCCCACCGGAACCGGCGACGTCCGTGTCTGGCCGTCGCGCAGCCACGGTCAGGGCGTCGTGTGCATCGCCCTCAGCTCCCCGGAGGGGGAGGCCCTGCTCGAGGCCCCGGCGCGAGCCCTGGAGTCCTTCCTGAAGCGGACCGACGCCGCCGTGCCACCCGGCACGGAGCACCGGCACTTCGATCTGGATCAGGAGCTCTCGCACATCCTGGCGGAGAGCTAG
- a CDS encoding CGNR zinc finger domain-containing protein, whose amino-acid sequence MLITHDTRCALDTVVDLVNTAPEDDAADDGLPDVPALADFVRNHKISDVGVLSEFDLSAVRRVRGRFAAIFAAPDARTTAGLINELVAAAGTTPRLTDHDGYDWHVHYFAPGASVADHLAADCGMALAFFVVAGERERLRRCEAPDCRRAFVDLSRNRSRRYCDSRTCGNRLHVAAYRARRKEATG is encoded by the coding sequence GTGCTGATCACCCACGACACCCGGTGCGCCCTCGACACCGTGGTGGATCTGGTGAACACCGCGCCGGAGGACGACGCGGCGGACGACGGACTGCCTGATGTCCCGGCTCTCGCGGATTTCGTACGAAACCACAAGATCAGCGATGTCGGTGTGCTGTCGGAGTTCGATCTCTCGGCGGTGCGCAGGGTCCGGGGGCGGTTCGCTGCGATCTTCGCGGCGCCGGACGCCCGCACCACAGCGGGGCTGATCAACGAACTGGTCGCCGCGGCGGGCACCACCCCGCGCCTGACCGACCACGACGGCTACGACTGGCATGTGCACTACTTCGCACCCGGCGCCTCCGTGGCCGACCATCTCGCCGCCGACTGCGGGATGGCACTGGCCTTCTTCGTGGTGGCCGGGGAGCGGGAGCGACTGCGGCGCTGCGAGGCACCGGACTGCCGGCGCGCCTTCGTCGACCTCTCCCGCAACCGCTCGCGCCGCTACTGCGACAGCCGCACCTGCGGAAACCGCCTGCACGTGGCCGCGTACCGGGCGCGCCGCAAGGAAGCGACGGGGTGA
- a CDS encoding TIGR02611 family protein, with amino-acid sequence MNTGSDEPGEVVVVADKARTDRQEPGQNDGQDTGGGLGSRAPEFIKTRRLLHLSWQVGVFVVGLGVVVAGVVMLPLPGPGWVVIFGGMAIWATEFVWAQLVLRWTKRKVTEAAQRALDPKVRRRNIALTVIGLVVVAVLVGIYVWKFGLVMPWKIKSQ; translated from the coding sequence ATGAATACGGGGAGTGACGAGCCGGGCGAGGTCGTCGTGGTGGCGGACAAGGCGAGGACGGACCGGCAGGAACCCGGGCAGAACGACGGACAGGACACCGGTGGCGGCCTCGGTTCCCGGGCGCCGGAATTCATCAAGACGCGTCGGCTGCTGCACCTGAGCTGGCAGGTCGGCGTCTTCGTGGTGGGCCTCGGGGTCGTCGTCGCCGGTGTCGTCATGCTGCCGCTGCCGGGGCCCGGCTGGGTGGTGATCTTCGGCGGCATGGCGATCTGGGCGACCGAGTTCGTCTGGGCGCAGCTCGTGCTCCGCTGGACGAAACGCAAGGTCACCGAGGCGGCCCAGCGGGCCCTCGACCCCAAGGTGCGCCGGCGCAACATCGCGCTGACCGTGATCGGGCTGGTGGTCGTGGCCGTGCTGGTCGGGATCTACGTGTGGAAGTTCGGCCTCGTCATGCCGTGGAAGATCAAGAGCCAGTGA
- a CDS encoding SRPBCC family protein produces MDWTHYRFRSLWSLPAPPAAVYAVLERPEDYPGWWPQVRSVTRLDADTGVITVRSLLPYAMTFTARQLRRDPDAGVLEVTLSGDMEGWARWTVTAEGTGTLARYDQEVHVHKPLLRRFAVPGRPVFRANHRLMMRSGRRGLLRRLEAV; encoded by the coding sequence ATGGACTGGACCCACTACCGTTTCCGCAGCCTGTGGTCCCTGCCGGCGCCGCCCGCCGCGGTGTACGCGGTGCTGGAGCGGCCCGAGGACTATCCGGGCTGGTGGCCGCAGGTCCGCTCGGTGACGCGGCTGGACGCGGACACGGGTGTGATCACCGTTCGCTCCCTCCTGCCCTACGCCATGACCTTCACCGCACGGCAGCTCCGCCGCGACCCCGACGCCGGTGTGCTGGAGGTCACCCTGTCCGGTGACATGGAGGGCTGGGCGCGCTGGACGGTCACCGCCGAGGGCACCGGGACCCTCGCCCGCTACGACCAGGAGGTCCACGTGCACAAGCCGCTGCTCCGTCGGTTCGCCGTACCCGGCCGCCCGGTCTTCCGCGCCAACCACCGCCTGATGATGCGGTCCGGGCGGCGCGGACTGCTGCGCAGGCTGGAAGCGGTTTGA
- a CDS encoding aminotransferase class IV — MRIWLDGGLRDLESARVSVFDHGLTVGDGIFETVKAVHGRPFALTRHLDRLTRSARGLGLPDPDHDEVREACAAVLEANPMPLGRLRITYTGGHGPLGSDRGEQGPTLVVALGETTRRPDTTAVITVPWTRNERGALTGLKTTSYAENVVALARAHEHGASEALFGNTVGQLCEGTGSNVFVVLDGEIHTPPVASGCLPGITRALTVEWTGAKETDLPLDVLRGADEIFLTSTLRDIQAIHRVDDRELPGTPGPVTAKAMRIFDERSGQDLDP, encoded by the coding sequence ATGAGGATCTGGCTGGACGGCGGGCTGCGGGACCTGGAGTCCGCCCGCGTCTCCGTCTTCGACCACGGGCTGACCGTCGGCGACGGCATCTTCGAGACGGTGAAGGCGGTCCACGGCAGGCCGTTCGCCCTCACCCGGCACCTGGACCGGCTGACCCGCTCGGCCCGGGGCCTCGGCCTGCCCGACCCCGACCACGACGAGGTCCGCGAGGCCTGCGCGGCGGTCCTGGAGGCGAACCCGATGCCGCTCGGCCGGCTGCGGATCACCTACACCGGCGGCCACGGCCCGCTCGGCTCCGACCGCGGCGAGCAGGGCCCGACCCTCGTGGTCGCCCTCGGCGAGACCACCCGCCGCCCCGACACCACCGCCGTGATCACCGTCCCGTGGACCCGCAACGAACGCGGCGCCCTCACCGGCCTGAAGACCACCTCGTACGCGGAGAACGTCGTCGCCCTCGCCCGCGCCCATGAGCACGGCGCGTCGGAAGCACTGTTCGGCAACACGGTCGGACAGCTCTGCGAGGGCACCGGGTCGAACGTCTTCGTCGTCCTCGACGGCGAGATCCACACCCCGCCGGTCGCCTCCGGCTGCCTGCCCGGCATCACCCGCGCGCTGACCGTCGAGTGGACCGGCGCCAAGGAGACCGACCTGCCGCTGGACGTACTGCGGGGCGCCGACGAGATCTTCCTCACCTCGACCCTGCGCGACATCCAGGCCATCCACCGCGTCGACGACCGCGAGCTGCCCGGCACCCCCGGCCCGGTGACCGCCAAGGCCATGCGGATCTTCGACGAGCGGTCCGGGCAGGACCTGGACCCCTGA
- a CDS encoding GNAT family N-acetyltransferase, translating into MTTTLRPVEPLQQHPDGTRSRRYQVCVNSRPVGEIHLGTSPSLGDSVARVVDLRIAEPDRRRGRGTVAALAAEEVARGWGCTQIETLVPASADIALRLFGALGYTLRNRGMEKRLGTTPPGLPPGNRARPMTEAEFAAWLASETERYARSWIERGVPEATAHAKARRNHEALLPDGLATAGMICSVLEHEGTRVGTLWVALQDTRAYVFDVAADAAQRGRGHGRTLMLLAERQAIEAGRPVLGLNVFAGNTPAERLYESLGYETTTHSLAKPLL; encoded by the coding sequence ATGACCACGACCCTGCGGCCGGTCGAGCCGCTGCAGCAGCACCCCGACGGCACCCGTTCCCGTCGCTACCAGGTGTGCGTGAACAGCCGCCCCGTCGGCGAGATCCACCTCGGCACCTCGCCGTCCCTCGGCGACTCGGTGGCCCGCGTCGTCGACCTGCGGATCGCCGAGCCCGACCGGCGGCGCGGCCGGGGCACGGTGGCCGCGCTCGCCGCCGAGGAGGTGGCGCGCGGCTGGGGCTGCACGCAGATCGAGACCCTGGTCCCCGCCTCGGCCGACATCGCCCTGCGCCTGTTCGGCGCCCTCGGATACACCCTGCGCAACCGCGGCATGGAGAAGCGCCTCGGCACCACCCCGCCCGGGCTGCCGCCGGGCAACAGGGCGCGGCCCATGACCGAAGCCGAGTTCGCCGCGTGGCTGGCGTCCGAGACCGAGCGGTACGCGCGCTCGTGGATCGAGCGCGGTGTCCCCGAGGCCACGGCCCACGCCAAGGCACGCAGGAACCACGAGGCACTGTTGCCGGACGGTCTCGCGACCGCCGGCATGATCTGCAGCGTCCTGGAGCACGAAGGGACCCGGGTGGGCACGCTGTGGGTCGCCCTGCAGGACACCAGGGCGTACGTGTTCGACGTAGCGGCCGACGCGGCCCAGCGCGGCCGGGGACACGGCCGCACGCTGATGCTGCTGGCCGAGCGCCAGGCGATCGAGGCCGGCCGGCCGGTCCTAGGCCTCAATGTGTTCGCGGGCAACACCCCGGCCGAGCGGCTGTACGAGTCACTCGGCTACGAGACGACGACCCACTCCCTCGCCAAACCCCTGCTCTAG
- a CDS encoding 3'-5' exonuclease, protein MTYWYEGPLAAFDTETTGVDVETDRIVSAAVVVQDAPGTRPRVTRWLVNPGVPVPAEATAVHGLTEEHLQHNGRWPAPVMYEIAEQLAEHAAMGRPLVVMNAPFDLTLLDRELRRHRASSLDRWFESTPLRVLDPRVLDKHLDRYRKGRRTLTDLCEHYGVTLQGAHDAAADALAALDVVRALGRRFATRLERLSPAELHTLQTGWHAAQARGLQAWFARSGSDEIVSTDWPLRPELPAAA, encoded by the coding sequence ATGACGTACTGGTACGAGGGGCCGCTGGCCGCCTTCGACACGGAGACGACGGGCGTGGACGTCGAGACCGACCGGATCGTGTCGGCCGCCGTCGTCGTCCAGGACGCGCCGGGGACCCGGCCGCGGGTCACCCGCTGGCTGGTGAACCCGGGGGTGCCGGTGCCCGCGGAGGCCACGGCGGTGCACGGGCTGACCGAGGAGCACCTGCAGCACAACGGCCGATGGCCGGCGCCGGTGATGTACGAGATAGCCGAGCAGCTGGCGGAGCACGCGGCGATGGGCCGCCCGCTGGTGGTGATGAACGCGCCCTTCGATCTCACCCTGCTGGACCGGGAGTTGCGCCGGCACCGGGCGTCGTCGCTGGACCGCTGGTTCGAGTCGACGCCGCTCAGGGTGCTGGACCCGCGCGTGCTGGACAAACACCTGGACCGCTACCGCAAGGGCCGCCGCACCCTGACCGACCTGTGCGAGCACTACGGCGTGACGCTGCAGGGCGCTCATGACGCCGCGGCCGACGCACTGGCCGCGCTGGACGTCGTACGGGCCCTGGGCCGGCGTTTCGCGACCCGCCTCGAGCGCCTGTCCCCCGCCGAGCTGCACACGCTCCAGACGGGCTGGCACGCGGCGCAGGCCCGCGGGCTGCAGGCCTGGTTCGCGCGCAGCGGCTCGGACGAGATCGTCAGCACGGACTGGCCGCTCAGGCCGGAGCTGCCGGCGGCGGCGTGA